CGCCGCGCGCCGCTCGCGATCGCTCAACGACCAGACGTCGTCCTCGGCGGCGGGCGGCAGCTCGTAACCCTGCTCGACGCCCTTGAGTCCGGCGGCGATGATCAGCGCATAGGCGAGGTAGGGATTGCACGCCGAGTCGAGACTGCGGATCTCCACCCGGCGGGAGGAGGCCTTGCCCGGCGAGTACATCGGCACCCGTACCAGGGCCGAACGGTTGGATCGTCCCCAGCAGACCGCGCTCGGGGCCTCTCCGCCGGTGACCAGCCGCTTGTAGGAGTTGACCCACTGGTTGGTCACCGCGGAGATCTCTCTGGCGTGCCGCAGCAGTCCTGCGACGAAGGCCTTGCCGGTCTCCGACAGTTCGTGCGGGTCCTCGGCGTCGTAGAAGGCGTTGCGGTCGCCCTCGAACAGGCTGACGTGGGTGTGCATCCCGGAGCCCGCCTGGCCGGTGAAGGGCTTCGGCATGAAGGAGGCGTTGACGCCCTGCTGGATGGCGACCTCCTTCACCACGTAGCGGAAGGTCATCACGTTGTCGGCCATGGTGAGGGCGTCGGCGTAGCGCAGGTCGATCTCCTGCTGGCCGGGCGCGGCCTCATGGTGGCTGAACTCCACCGAGATGCCCATCGCCTCCAGGGTCTCGATGGCCCGGCGGCGGAAGTGCGGGGCCGTGTTGTGGCTCGCCTGGTCGAAGTATCCGCCGGAGTCGGCCGGGATGGGCTCGGTCCCGTCGTCCGGCAGGTTGCGCAGCAGGTAGAACTCGATCTCCGGGTGCACGTAACAGGTGAAGCCCGCCT
The Actinoalloteichus fjordicus DNA segment above includes these coding regions:
- a CDS encoding glutamine synthetase family protein produces the protein MDRQQEFVLRTLEERDIRFVRLWFTDVLGFLKSVAVPPAELEGAFAEGIGFDGSAIEGFARAYESDMVARPDPATFQVLPWETPDGEHYSARMYCDIAMPDGSPCWADPRHVLRRTLSKATEAGFTCYVHPEIEFYLLRNLPDDGTEPIPADSGGYFDQASHNTAPHFRRRAIETLEAMGISVEFSHHEAAPGQQEIDLRYADALTMADNVMTFRYVVKEVAIQQGVNASFMPKPFTGQAGSGMHTHVSLFEGDRNAFYDAEDPHELSETGKAFVAGLLRHAREISAVTNQWVNSYKRLVTGGEAPSAVCWGRSNRSALVRVPMYSPGKASSRRVEIRSLDSACNPYLAYALIIAAGLKGVEQGYELPPAAEDDVWSLSDRERRAAGYASLPQNLIEALEVMESSELVAETLGEHVFDFFLRNKRAEWDAYRSHVTPYELRTLMPML